The proteins below are encoded in one region of Dioscorea cayenensis subsp. rotundata cultivar TDr96_F1 chromosome 18, TDr96_F1_v2_PseudoChromosome.rev07_lg8_w22 25.fasta, whole genome shotgun sequence:
- the LOC120281650 gene encoding mediator of RNA polymerase II transcription subunit 15a-like — protein MLKNSIRPQNWEFVENRDLFRSRLKMPSSSALRTRTTTIVRVPARNPRPEDRPENGRFNLRPEVRQRIVNKIVETLRRHFPIPYSEIFYFASRFEQKIYTSAMSRQDYLRKISLKMLSVETRIRNDSAANA, from the exons ATGCTTAAAAACTCAATCAGGCCTCAAAATTGGGAGTTCGTTGAGAATCGTGACCTCTTTCGATCTCGCCTGAAGATGCCTTCCTCATCGGCTCTGCGAACTCGGACTACCACCATTGTTAGAGTTCCGGCGAGGAACCCTAGGCCGGAGGATCGACCGGAAAACGGGCGATTCAATCTCCGTCCAGAGGTGCGCCAACGAATCGTCAACAAGAT AGTGGAGACGCTGAGGCGGCATTTCCCAATCCCTTATTCTGAAATTTTCTACTTCGCTTCACGTTTTGAGCAGAAAATTTACACAAGTGCAATGAGCCGG CAAGACTATCTGAGGAAAATCTCTTTAAAAATGCTTTCGGTTGAAACAAGGATAAGGAATGATTCAGCAGCCAATGCTTAA